A stretch of DNA from Marinitoga hydrogenitolerans DSM 16785:
TTTACTTTTCAAAGAGCATATAAATAATAATAATAATCAATAACAATAATATAATTATTCTATACTAATTATACGAGGGGGAGTAGGAATGGCTGAGAAATTTAACTTACAAGAAAGATTTTTAAATTTATTAAGGACAAGTAGAATTGAATGTAAAATCTATTTTGAAGGTGGTTTTCAAACGACAGGTTTTATAAAATCTTTTGATAATTTTACTATATTATTAGAAAAAAAAGGACAACAATCTCTTGTTTATAAACATGCCATAAAAATGATTGTTCCATCAAAATATGTAAGATTATTTCAACAAGAAAATCAAGGGGAAAATTAAGACGCTAAATATTAGATATTAAATAAATTTTTACTCTTATCCAGAAGATTGTAGTATCTTCTGGATAATTGATATATAATTGTAGGAGGTATATTATGAAAAAGTTAATTATTATAAGTATAATTATTTTAAGTGTTATTTTTTCTTTTTCACAACGATTTTTACCTCCTGTTAAAGATTCCTATTTAACCTCCTCGTTTGGAGAATATAGAGATACAGGAGATAAACCACATTTTCACTTAGGGATTGATTTTTCTTCATTTTCAAGAATCGGATACCCGGTAAACGCTGCGGCAGATGGTTATGTTTATAAAATATGGTTAAATCACAAAATTTACGGTAATACTATATTTTTATATCACCCTGATTATGATTTATTAACAGTTTATGCTCATTTGAGCTCTTTTAATGGTTTGATTTCAGAAATAGCTAATTCTGTAATTGGAGAAGTAGGAAACTCTTTTGCAGAAGTGAAATTTCCAGAGGATGAAATAAGAGTTTCAAAAGGTGAAGAAATTGCTTACTCTGGAAAATCTGGAGAAGCGGAAATTCCACATGTTCATTTTGAAGTTAGAGAAATCAAAAAATCTGGAAATGATGAAATCGAAATTGTCAGAGATGCTTTAGAATTTGTAGATTATGTTGAAATGAGACCAAGAAAATTAGAAGCTCTTGAAATAAGATCAAACAATAGAACCTTTAAACTTTTAGATGATCAAATTACAGAAATTCCATTTGCTACTTTGCCAAAATTAGAAGTAAAAACAGCTGAAAAAATAGGTAATAATACTAAAATTGTGCCAAGAAAAATATCTTTACGTGTTAATGATGAATTAGTGTACGAAGTAGAATTTGATGCCATAAGAAACGATGAAATGTATTCTGCAAATGCTGTTTACGGATATGGTTCTAATATATTTACTTATTGGATCAAGTTATACTCATCATCGTTTATTACTCCTATTAAAGTTAATAGATGGAATGAAATTGCTTTTACTTTAAAAGATAGAAATCCTGCTGAATTAATATTAGAAGATATATGGGGAACAATAAAAATATATAAACTTGTATTAGTAAAAGAAATGTAACTTAAAATACAATAGATTTTAGTTTAAAATTAATCATTTATATGTGTAATGATTTATATTTTTGGTATAATAATATCTCGGACACCGATTAAATTTATTTAATTTTTATAAAGGAGGAAGAAAATTGAAAAAAAGACTTTTCACAAGTGAAAGTGTAACAGAAGGTCACCCAGATAAAGTAGCAGACCAAATATCAGATGCTATATTAGACGCTTTATTAGAAAAAGACCCATTTTCAAGGGTTGCTGTAGAAACATTAGTTACAACTGGGATGGCTATGGTTGCTGGTGAAATATCAACAAAAGCTTATGTTGATATTCCAAAAATCGTTAGACAAACAATTTTAGAGATTGGATATACTAGAGCAAAATATGGATTTGATGGTGAAACATCTGCTGTATTAGTTTCAATTGATGAACAATCACCAGATATTGCTATGGGTGTTGACAAAGCCTTAGAGGCAAAAACAGGTGAAATAAAAGACGAAGATCCATACGAAAAATTAGGTGCTGGTGATCAAGGAATTATGTTTGGTTATGCAACTAATGAAACAGAAGAAATGATGCCTTTACCTATAGTTTTAGCTCATAAATTAGCATATAGATTAACAGAAGTAAGAAAAAATGGAACATTAAAATTCTTAAGACCTGATGGAAAAACCCAAGTTACTGTTGAATATGATGAAAATGGAAAACCTATTGAAGTTGAAACAGTTTTAATTTCCACACAACATGAACCTGATGTTACAATAGAAGAAATTAGAGAGGCTTTAATTGAACATGTAATTAAACCTATTATTCCTGAACATTTATTAACAAATAATACAAGAATTTTAGTTAATCCTACTGGTAGATTTGTATTGGGTGGCCCTCATGCTGATACTGGTTTAACTGGAAGAAAGATTATTGTTGATACATATGGTGGTTGGGTACCACATGGTGGAGGAGCTTTCTCTGGAAAAGACCCAACAAAGGTTGATAGATCAGCTCATTATATGGCCCGTTATGTCGCTAAGAATATTGTTGCAGCTGGTTTAGCAGACGAAGTTATGATTCAATTAGGTTATGCTATCGGTGTAGCAAAGCCTGTTTCTATTTTAATAGATACAAAAGGAACTGCAAAAGTTGATGAAGAAAAATTATACAATGTTGTAACTGAAATGTTTGACTTTAGACCTGGAGCAATTATTAAAAATTTAGATTTATTAAAACCTATATATAAAAAGACTGCTGCTTATGGCCATTTTGGAAGACATGATGTTGAATTCCCATGGGAAAAAACTGACAAGGTTAATGAGTTAAAAGCCGCTTTTGGATTATAATAAAAAATAATATAAAGGAGGAATTTTAAAGTGCCAAACGTAAAATCCGCTGCAAAAAGAGTTAGACAAACAGCTAAAAGAAGATTAAGAAATAAAAGTTATAAGACAAGAGTTAAAAATTCAATTAAAAAACTATTATCTGCTATCGAAGAAAAGAAAGAAAAAGAAGTTATAAATGAATTATTAAGCAATGCTTTTTCTGTAATCGATAAAGCTGCTAAAAAAGGTGTTATTCACAGAAATAATGCAAATAGAAAAAAAGCTAGATTAACAAAAAAAGTTAAAGAATATTTAGGTGAAGAAGCTTAACACTTAATAAAAAATCCCCGCATTATTGTCGGGGATTTTTTTATGATATTTTTGATATTGCTTTATCTAATAATTCTATAAGTTTTTGTGAAATACTTTCTGCTTCTTTTAATAAATTTGCATTCTTTCCTTGATTTTTATACTCAAAAATCTTGGCATAATCATGCAATCTCTTGTGTAAGGTAAGTATTTCATCCCAAATATCTTTTATTTCATCTGGAATATTATTCGATACAACTTTTACAAAAATACCAAAACCACACTTTTCATGATTATCTTCCGATAAAATCATTAAATTATTATCAACAGATTTTTTGAATTCGTTCATCCACTTTTTATGTGATTCTTTTGCATTATTAAATTCAGAAATTAAATCTTCTTTTGTAAATAATTTAAATGAAGAGAACATATCCACTGTTTTAATTAATTCATATGATTCTTTTTCCACTTTATTTAACAATTCTGAGTTTCTATTTCTTATATAATTCTGTTCTTCAATTACTTCATCCATACTTTCTTTCAATAAACTAACTAATTCTGTGATGTTTTGTGATGAGGCCGTCAATTCTTCAACTGCAGCTCCTTGTTCTTGCGCACTTGCAGCAAGATTATCAGAATAATTTGATATTTTATCTACAGAATTAATCAGTTCATATAATTTATTAGTTGTATCCTTATTTATAGAAGAAACAACATCTATATCTTTTGACATCCCCATTACCATCTCTGATGTTTCATTTACACCACTCATAACTTCACCAAGATTTTCTCTAATGCTTTCAGCTGCTTTTCTACTTTCTTCAGCTAATTTTCTTATCTCATCTGCAACTACAGCAAATCCTTTTCCTGCTTCTCCTGCTCTTGCTGCTTCAATTGCAGCATTTAAAGCTAATAAGTTTGTTTGCTCTGATATATTTGTTATTGTTTCAACAACATCGTTTATTATTTCTGCTTTTTCAGAAACAGATTTAACTTTTTTAACAATTGGAATCATATTCTGGGCTATTTCATCCATTGTTTCATTTACTTTATCAAGTCCAACTCTTCCCTTTTCCGCAATTTCATTTATTTCATGTGCAATTCCACTTAATTCAACTGCCGTATTTG
This window harbors:
- the metK gene encoding methionine adenosyltransferase, with the translated sequence MKKRLFTSESVTEGHPDKVADQISDAILDALLEKDPFSRVAVETLVTTGMAMVAGEISTKAYVDIPKIVRQTILEIGYTRAKYGFDGETSAVLVSIDEQSPDIAMGVDKALEAKTGEIKDEDPYEKLGAGDQGIMFGYATNETEEMMPLPIVLAHKLAYRLTEVRKNGTLKFLRPDGKTQVTVEYDENGKPIEVETVLISTQHEPDVTIEEIREALIEHVIKPIIPEHLLTNNTRILVNPTGRFVLGGPHADTGLTGRKIIVDTYGGWVPHGGGAFSGKDPTKVDRSAHYMARYVAKNIVAAGLADEVMIQLGYAIGVAKPVSILIDTKGTAKVDEEKLYNVVTEMFDFRPGAIIKNLDLLKPIYKKTAAYGHFGRHDVEFPWEKTDKVNELKAAFGL
- the hfq gene encoding RNA chaperone Hfq, producing MAEKFNLQERFLNLLRTSRIECKIYFEGGFQTTGFIKSFDNFTILLEKKGQQSLVYKHAIKMIVPSKYVRLFQQENQGEN
- a CDS encoding methyl-accepting chemotaxis protein; translated protein: MKIKTKMLSMIVIGILVFSIIGFFMINETKKLEVKWYDYVNTVTERQKILSDIKEQFGYGGGIHLFKNYILRGDEKYISRFEEKEIKVMKDFEKYKQIPDITDEEIKNLDIIKNTFELYGKNIKLAAELKKQGLTISEIDKKIKIDDTPALTAFNELENINDQLTKNKTNQFESIILRLEIIIVFISVIIILSLIIIYVFISKILKPLYFVRDKLFRLSKSGGDLINKLEYKTEDEIGEISKYFNIFIESFRQSLNNFYNRFKNNILQFNSINRELKNFENNFKNENDALMKNKESLNTITTYIEQQNASTFEISDNIQSLANTAVELSGIAHEINEIAEKGRVGLDKVNETMDEIAQNMIPIVKKVKSVSEKAEIINDVVETITNISEQTNLLALNAAIEAARAGEAGKGFAVVADEIRKLAEESRKAAESIRENLGEVMSGVNETSEMVMGMSKDIDVVSSINKDTTNKLYELINSVDKISNYSDNLAASAQEQGAAVEELTASSQNITELVSLLKESMDEVIEEQNYIRNRNSELLNKVEKESYELIKTVDMFSSFKLFTKEDLISEFNNAKESHKKWMNEFKKSVDNNLMILSEDNHEKCGFGIFVKVVSNNIPDEIKDIWDEILTLHKRLHDYAKIFEYKNQGKNANLLKEAESISQKLIELLDKAISKIS
- the rpsT gene encoding 30S ribosomal protein S20, which encodes MPNVKSAAKRVRQTAKRRLRNKSYKTRVKNSIKKLLSAIEEKKEKEVINELLSNAFSVIDKAAKKGVIHRNNANRKKARLTKKVKEYLGEEA
- a CDS encoding M23 family metallopeptidase — protein: MKKLIIISIIILSVIFSFSQRFLPPVKDSYLTSSFGEYRDTGDKPHFHLGIDFSSFSRIGYPVNAAADGYVYKIWLNHKIYGNTIFLYHPDYDLLTVYAHLSSFNGLISEIANSVIGEVGNSFAEVKFPEDEIRVSKGEEIAYSGKSGEAEIPHVHFEVREIKKSGNDEIEIVRDALEFVDYVEMRPRKLEALEIRSNNRTFKLLDDQITEIPFATLPKLEVKTAEKIGNNTKIVPRKISLRVNDELVYEVEFDAIRNDEMYSANAVYGYGSNIFTYWIKLYSSSFITPIKVNRWNEIAFTLKDRNPAELILEDIWGTIKIYKLVLVKEM